ctaaaatgacagaaacatttgtTGAGTCTATGTCCAattcattaacatggaggaagtagggtttatgatctatactgcatccagccaccaggtggtgatcaagacgctttggcttttggggagctgtcatgtcatccatctttatatacagtatatgctcaAAACCTGAAAACAGTGTATAATAGCAGTTTCCCTTTAAGTTCCCCTTAATGTGGTTTTATGtaaaacagacacataaaaaGATACTAGCAAAACAGTCAGTTTAGTGTTTATTAGACTGGTCTACATAAACATTCAGAGGGTGTATTGTGGTTATGTTTACCTCTGACACAAGCGGGGTCCTGCTATTGGCAGTGGCCAGTTTGCCTTTGGCCGGACTTGGGGCTGTGGCCATGGTGTACGTCTCTGCGCTGTGCTTTTGTTTGgagcacagcagagacaagacCATCTTAGTGCTGAGGCCCGGCAGGTTGGGGTTGTGAGCACTTATGCTCCAGGTAGAGTAAACTGAGGCGCGGGCATCCCTCTGGACAGATGGGTTGGGTTTGACATAATTCAGGTAGCACCAGTTGACTGAGGTGGAGGTGTGGAGGCTGGGGTATGAAGGGGTGCTCCCTCTCCCAACTCCCTCCTCCACAACCGGCACCTCTTCCTTTTTTTGACCTGTCTTGACAGtcgactcctcctcctcctcttcctccctgttaTGTTTCTTGGACaccttctcctgctctctctccacttTCACAGTTGTCGCCTCCACCCTCTCAGGCTGAttcttctctccctcatccagttttctcccagtagctttactttcttcctcctctcttactttctgttcttcatcttcctcctcctcctcatctcctgccTTATGttgctccccctcctcttcctcttttacccTTTTCTGGTGACGCTGAGCCTCTGTGCTGAGTTCCAGACTGGCTGCAGGAGAAAGCATCCGTTTACTTCCTCCAGCCCCCAGTGGGCTGTATCCCTCCCCAGATCCTGAGGCCAGCTcggcaggcagagacagaggaagaacgATGTCTGGAGAAGGGACCTTCAGGTAGGACCGCTGCAGCTTTTCTCGCTCAACCTGACCCATGATGACCATAGCTGTGCAAGAGATGGGTTCCTGTGAGCGTGTGCAGGCCAGGATCTGGGATAGGGTGGTATACATGGCACTGGCATAGGTAGGTATATGTGTATGGAGGCGCACTGGAACCACAAGGGACACGACTGGTGTAAGCTGTGCCAGGCATGTGGCAATGACTGGCCGCATGGGGTGGTGGGAGATTGTTACAAGGGATTGACGGATGAGGTCAGAAGACATAGATGAGATGGAGGGTCCGCTGTCTATTGGAACATGTGTGGTAAGTCTTGGAGGAACAGGTAAGTATATAGACTGACTAGGTCTGGTACTGGAAGAGAACTGGAGAGGACCTAATGGAAGCTGATGCAGTGGTATACCCAAATGTTCTGACATGTGGATCTGCGTTGGGTGTATTGGTATGTGTGGAGGTCCTGACTGTGAATGTAAGAAGGCTCTGTGGATGATCTGGGTGGACAGCACTTCAGAGATGGCTGTGGTGCAAGGGAGTAGCTGGGATAGCGATCCTGGGGGAAATGTCTGTTGGCTTCTAGGCTGCAGAGGCATCACATCCTGAGGGGGTGGGAAGATTTGCGGCTGGAACAGCTGCACAGCCTTCCCTGTGGCCTCCAGACTGAACCGGGGGTTTGACTCAGTtgaacagagaggagggaggacagagcgGGATGGCCCAGGCTTTGAACTCTCTGCTCGAGACAACTGACTCATGCTGGCCCCTTCCTCTTGTTCAGGTTCCCCTAAGGTGGCGTGCTTCACCAGCAGacactttcttctttctttccaggAGGACGTTGACTGCTGAGTGGACAGAGACCCATAGTCAAAAGACTTGCTTCTGGTGTCTGAGATCTGCTCAGTTTGCTGGGGGCTGGCTGGGGTCTGCTCTGAGGCAGAGCGCCTCATCTCCTTGTGGCTCTGATGGTGTTGGTGGGAAGGAGATGGCACCATCAACATCTGGGAGCTTTGGCTACTGACAGCCCAGACGACAGGCTCTGATCTCAATGTGTCCTCACAAGAAGCAGAAAGGCTTGAAGTGTGGGAGATGTTGCTCTCTTGACTGGGGgtgcgagagagagacacagattcAAAGCTGGACTCCCCAGACGATTGGGCTGCTTCTGCCAGACGGagtctcttcttctttggtgGCAGCTTCTCTGCAGGGAGCTGGGCCAGACTCTGGCTACGCTGGGGCCACTGGAACTCCTCCATTCTCTCTGCCTCCTAGGACAGATAGAGagtttattaatttatcatATAGAAAGAGTTGGCAAGAAAGGCAGTCAGTCGTAcataaatgcataaaaatacacagtaCTCCTTTAAATAATCCTGTACCTTGGATGAGGATGCTGTCACTGGCGGTGACACAGATGGCATGTCAGCATCAGGCTCCACAGTTACAAGTATCTCTGGCACTTGGATGTTTGGCTGGCGGATAAGGCGAGATGTAGAGGGTGATGGTTTTGGCTGgggttgttgtgtttgctgactctctctgaggtctgGTTCCTGACTTTCCATGGATATACTCTCCTGCTTCTCAAAAGAGCTTGTGTGTTGGATGACGGACACACCCttcctgtcctgctgctgctgttgctgctgctgttcttttgGCTCAGTCTGTAAAGGAACACCTAAACACATATAgcgtaaacaaaaaaaatgtcattatatcATACTGGTGTACTGTTTTTTGAATTATGACATTTACTTTTTAGTGAATTTCTGTGCCTAATCTGTAGTGTAGTGTTATTTAATGCAGTCATTtttacctcctccaaggagcttatgttttcatctgcacttgtttgtgtcttacttagcaggattacgcaaaaactactggagaGATTactacaaaacttggtggaaggatgctcAGGAAAGAATATTAAATTTTGGTGGGGATCTGAATCAGGGGTcagatctaggatttttttatttactttctttaacattgtgacatagcatgttttattaacatttacGTTTATTTCCcaaagaataattaatggatcttgatgaaaaaaatctgccatGTTTAGGGTACTGGTATTTATGATTGAGTAAAATTTGGTGCCTATCCTAAACAAAATCCAGATctaattcatttaaatgtggtttcataaggggaccaTAGTATATTTTTTGGCGGATCCACAATTTTTTCAACATCTTCACAGGGagtaatttatggatcttgacgaaaaaaatcaggcatattaagaagactgatatctataagtttgtgaaatttggtgtggCTTGATGGAATTTAAGGGGCCTGTTGGGCTTTGGCAAAGGTATGCGCTTAGTACCATTCTAgttcctttctgttttctttgctttaCATGAATGATGTGAATGTAGATATTGACTTGTTATGTCAATCTTTCCCAAACCTATTTGGGTTTCTCAGTTGTTAAAAGAGGATAGAAAGAGCTGGCTGACTCGGAAATTATTACTTATGCAGGATAAGGGTTATAATTTTATCAGCTGGGATACATAAACAGACCTGAGAGGGCCTGGCTGTGTTCCTGTCTGCTTGGCACTGGAATGAGGCCTGCAGAGCTGCCTGACACAGCTACAGATCCAGGGCTGGGAGGGTCCTCCTCCAggctctcctctttcctcctcttcctcacagcCATGGCCAGTGCCCGGAACTTATAGTGCATCATCATCGGGGGGCGATCCTCCCTGCATGTTTTTCTCACATCCCTGCTCTCTTGTTCCAGCGTCTGGTGTCCTGGGCAGACGCCTCTGTGGGCCTCATAGCCTTCACTGTGTTGGAAGTGAGTGCCACATGCTTCACATTCAAACAGGCTGGGACtctttttctgttgctgttgctgcggCGGCCTGGCTAGTTCACTGCCTCTGGCTGAGGTGGGGGTGGGACTGGCCCCTTCCAGCATTACCTCAGCTCCCAGGGGCACCTCTATGGCAGGTTGGCGCTTGAGCATACGCTGAACATGACCAGCCCTCATCTCCGCTACCACAGCTTGCTGCTCATCAAATGACTGGCAGAGACGGTAACGTCTGGGAGACATGGGGCCAGAGGTGGAGGGCTCCTTTTGGCTGGTGGAGGAAGGCATGGAGTGGCTTCTAATCATAGGCACTGATGACAGCTCCTGGGTACCAGGTGGATCTGCCTCAGGATTGTGGAGGTGCCTCAAACCACTGGGTCCGGGGGTTTCTGATTTGGGATCAAATGTGCTGGGATCTTTAGGAGCAGTAAATTTAGGTGACTCCATGCTGCTCTTCCTGGACAGAGAGGAGCGTCTGGGCTTCACGCTGTCAATCTCACTAGTGTCTACTACTGCTTCATTGATAGTGATGAGCTTCGTAATGTGTTCTATTACTTGGGTTTTGGGTACAGTGAAGGGAATGCTCTTTTCCTCCGTtcctgaggatgaggagagtgAGGAATGATGTTGCTGCTGATGGGTACTGCGCTCCGGCCCCCCCAGTCGTCCATATTTCCCTAGAATAATTTCTGCATAGGTTTTGGCACTAGCACTGGGGGGACTAACTTGAGACAGGTCAGTGCTGCCTGATCCGGAAAAGTAGCCAGACTCTGTGCTGCCTTTACTGCCAGGGCCtagagaggaagatgaggtggagagggaggaagagggatggTCATCCGAAGAAACCCTGGGTCCACGCTTCCTTTCACTTAGTCTCAGTGCCAGCCTTTGCTTGACAGCCTGGGAGTCTTCAGGCCTCTGGCTCTCCTCTGAGCCTACCAGCACTTCCTTACCACCTTTCCTCTGCTGTCCCAACATCTCTTTAGAGGAGACCTTACTGTGTTGGCCTGTCTCTTCCTCAGACTCAGTGCTTTCTCCTTCTGTGTGTTCCTCTGGGTCTTCTCCGGCACCACTGCCCTCTGGTCCACTCAAACTGGGCTCATCACGACTGGATGCCAGTCCTGCTTTAATGCGATGGGCATGGGACTTGCGGTGCTTGTACAGGTTGCTCTTGGTCTTGAAAGAAAAGCCACAGGGAGCACAAGGGTAGGGTCTTTCTCCTGTATGGGAGCGAATGTGTTTCTGAAGAACGCTTGGCTTGGCACATGGACGGCCACAGTAAGTGCACACATATTTCCCTGGTTTCTGGGGTTTCTTCTCCCCTTTTCTGGGTGAGCTGACCCCTTCTAGGCCCTCTTGGCTGGACTGAGATGGGACCCCATGACCATGCTCACCCCGGGTGGAGGAAGTAGAATGGAGGGATGAGGTTGACGGGGAAGTTGAAGAGAAGAAGCTGCCTCCTGAGGGACCTGGGTTGTCTGAATGCTGCCATGCTACCgcttgctgctgctgtagccgAAGGAGAAGGTCAGTGCGTTTGGGCTGGCGATTTTGCAGGCGGCCCAAGGCTCTGTGCACAGGACGAGGATTAGGAGGCTGCTGGGGCTGCTGAGGTGGACAAGATCCTACTGAGGATTCAGCTgtcacatgctgctgctcttgCCTTCCAGAGCGCTGCCCATCAGCCGGACGGCTGGGCTCAGCCTCCATAGAGTGGGCAGGAGGCCTTACAGACACGCAAGGAAGGGCTCTTGGAGCCTCATGGGGCTCACCGCCAGGCAGCAGAAAGGTCAGAGGCCGGGGAACATTGACAGACTGAGTTGTAAATCAAAACGGAGGGCCTTTCTCAATGTGGGCCAAAAGTTATTCCAGATGACCAAATGAGGCATCATTAAAATGTGCCCTGGAGCTGCATGGATGCAGGTAAACATGGACCATTTCTCTGTACAAAAGAGCTCTGCTTCTGTCCAGCCTCAGCCATTCTAACAGCAATCACAAGGTCTTCTCTGCATCTTCTTTGTTGTATGACGAGCGTGTCAGTCGTTCAGCTTCTGACGGGGTCTAAGGGaccacagaaaaagaaaaagaagctcaAAGTCACAAAAGTGTTGACATATTATGTATTAGATTCTCTGAACAAGGTTTTGTCTCTgcattaaaattataataaaatatccccaagttttccttttttccttttccctttgCAAGAGAAACCAGAAACACGATTAAAACAATGATAAAGTAAGGTCCTGCTCTGTTCACTTCAGTCAAAGTCGGGGCTCATTACTACACACTCAGAAACGGAACACACACAAGATGATATCCTAAGGGTTTTCAGAGAGTCTGCCATACTGTCTAGAAAAGTGAGGGTTGGAACAATAAAAAGCGAAAATCGTAGTGTCATATTATCAAATTCTTAATTGAAAATTACTCCCTCATATCGTTATTTGACAAACAGCGTTAAGTTTCCTGGAGTAATGTTGACTGAGGTCAGTGCTGTAATGAGAACATCAGCGAGGTAACTGCATCAGCAACATGTTATTGCTCTCATCTGTCCTGACTTCACCTCATTATGAACAGTGTGCAGTGATTCAGGAGACAGGGGCACACCTAGTGTAAATCTATTAAGAAATGTTAGGTACAGATGTACGTATTTGCTATAGTAACACAGGCATAATAATCGTGACTCTCTTGATTCAACAGTTATGATCTCTTTCCACCTCCACTCAAAtcagacatacagtacatgatgaaatataaaattagCAACAGGCTCCTAAATGCAGTTCCAGCATGCAACATGGGTTTGATTTGCATCAATGAAAACATGGCAGAAGGCAGTGACAACAAAGGAAATATTTTAGCCTCCTTCAATGAGAgtatgatgtgtattttgacttttagtttggtccatgccccatccactaacatgtcGGAGATTACATTACATGTATGGGATAGGTGCTATGACGTATACTTGAGTCAGCCATCCGGTGgtgatcgagacactttggcttcacttttggggagcattaatgtcgtccatctttatatacagactatggGAGAAACACTATAGACTCCTATATAAGCTATTTATGTCAATCACCGTTTGTGTTAATGTAAGTTGTGCATGGGGACGCTGCATACATTCAAATACAGCATACAAAGAtagactgtgtgtatgtgagtgagtgagtaagcAAGCTAATGCCACGATAATACTGATAATTTTGGTCACAATACTGTCATACCGTTTCATCACTACCCACAACTGGCCTGTGCTCAGAGCCGGGCCAACCAGGCAACAGCCACAGCACATGCACCAACAGAGGAGACCACATTGTCAGGGCACAGAGTCAAAACAAACATGGGAAATATAGCCTGTGCTTATCTGATCTGGCACCGGAGCTAAAGGGGGTATATGGAGGGGGGCTGTTTTCTAGTAGATAAGAGGACTTGACAGTAACTAGGTCTCAGCCTCTACCTCAGCCAGCAGGGTGCAGTGTTTATGAGGGGCCATGACAGGAGCGGTTGCTCATCTGTTGTAAAAGGGTTGCGTGATAAGCTTTTATTAAAATGGATCTATTGAAATAGTGCCTGCTCACACACCACTGGAAGGCTGCGTTTATGAGTATAGATGATCATGAGGACTAAGAGATGAGGCTACAATGAAATCTCTTCTTTTATCAAGATGTATGTTCTGTAATACTTCCCACTTACTACAAATCCTGCACTCCGTCTCAACTGGAGACACGGGATTCTTGTGCCGCAGCCAATCAAAACACTTTCTGGGAATGGATGGAGCCAAtcataacattttcactgagCAGCCATGCCCGACCACTGACAGTCCCGGCACAGGCTCATCCAGGGTATCAATCATCGTCGAGGAGGTTGACGCTGCTCGCGATCCCCCCCAACCCCCCTGACTCTGTCAGACTCTGGAGATCAGTGCTTGCTGAAGGAGGACACTGTGTATGTTCACCTCACAGTCGTAGCGCTCTGTGATGGTGCAGGCAGCGTGCACCACCTCTGACAGCTCGAGGAACATACCAGGAAAGAGGACAGCAAGAAAATGCTTTGCACCGATGTGGAACAAATGCAGAAACTGACTGTAAAGAGGTGAGATACAGAAAATGCACAGATGTtctataatattatatataaatgcatCTGAAGTGGGAGTAAGAAAGATAAAGTTAGATGACgtgggggagagagaagtgaCTGAAGCAGCGATCCAGTGGCTGAATAAACAGGCCCAGCTGACGACTGCAGCTTAAGGTGGCTGAGGCGGCAGtgacagtttctttttttaatgagccACACTCGCTCCATTCATATgtctaaaaaacacacacggcACAGTCAGCCTTCATTACAGTCAGTTTACAGTGGAAAAACAAGGAAAGAGAATCACTCTTCCTATTGGAAACAACTTGACAGATTCTCGGCTCCATAtcaaccccccacacacacacacacacacacacacacacacacacacacacacacacacacacacacacacatctgttagGGCCGATCATCTGTTTAGTGTGCGTTTTCTCCAAGCAGACCAGCGCTTTGATTACAGCAGACTTATACCATCAGCGCTTGGCAATTAGGCAGCATAACAAACCAAATCAACACCATTAAAATTCACTTCTTCAGCCTcggctgcagagggaggacTCGTGTATGTGGTGACAGCTAAAGATTTTTCTGTCTTGATCTGTTGCAGGGGACACATTACTCTCTGGAGGTCCATGTAGAGAAGTTAGATCAGGGGGGAATGGAGCTTACAGAAGAGAAGAGTGCAgttcctcacacacagagaaaagtgacgtgacaataaaaacagatgaatgaggggtgggtgtgtgggtaaGGACTGGTAAAATCCGAGAGGGTCCGGGTGTGAAGAGGGATGATGCTGTGCATAGAAAACAGAACTGGAGAGGAAGTTAAGCTCGACAAATCGTCTGCCTCGACCTCCCTGTAATGAATGTCTTTGTCCGTGTGGTCCGTTAAGAGTGTGTAAGTTTTAATGATCTCTGGCATGGCTGTTGATGCAGCCCTTAAACAGGGCGATTAGAAGGGTTTAAGGTTGAGGGAGAGCGCTGCCTACATTATTCATGGCCGTCTAGACTGCCAGCTCTGAGAGGGGGGAAACACACAGTCAGGGCCTGGCCAGGAAGATGAGGGGAAGGAATGCCAGAGTCGAGGCTACGTtgagccaaaacacacacacgcacaccctaCAGCACACATACAGCGTACAGTACCACTCTCTCCAGAGAAATACCCACCAGCGCACAGCAAAGCCAAATCCGCTCTGACAGCTCTGaccagccaatcagctgcagcgCCCTGAGGTGACCTGCCCTGGTACCACTCAGCCGATCCTCCTGCTGTTTGACGAGGGGTTTTCCTTTCTCATCATCCTCATTCCACGGGGATGACTTGTTATCAGTGTTGCCTATGACACGCAACACTTCAGTGCACCAGGGggctcatatacacacacaatgattTGACTGTAACATGAGGATATTACAGTCGTGtaagataaaaaacacacaggacgTGTGAATTTGTCTAACCTCATTGATGAGGGCGGGGAAAGGGCGTTCTTCCCTCAGTGCTATTTTTAGGCTGAGGTGCGAGCAGGAAGCCACTGATGCAGCTGTTATACAGTGTAATGTTCTTTTGACGGCAGGCGGATCAAAACCACAAAGCTAATATTAGTAGCAGTTTGCTAAACAGCAAACAGTGAGCACAGGAGCGTGTTGCCCAGTTCCAGTCTGACTCAATGCCACCGTATGATAATTCATACAGCCTCGTGTGTTGCATGCAGTGATTTGTTGTGTGAACTTGCGACGAAAATGTGATTAACGACTGGTCCAgtgagaggagaagacagaATGAGTGAGGAATGTGTGTGGACAAgacacatgagtgtgtgtgtatggacaTGCAAAGGGGCTTTGTCAGCAGAAGCAGGCACTGATGTTTCTGCTCCCATGGGAGCCctgacacacccacacccacacacacacacacacacacacacacacacacacacacacacacacacagttgtgtctctatgacttcagaggacatcaCATTGTCTTTGATTTCCTGGACTTActataaccttaaccatagttactacttgctTAACAATAACcataacctaacctaaaccaaacctaaacctaaccttaacctaagcCTAAACCAAACCTACGTCTAACATTAAGACGTCTTCACCTTAAATTTAACAATCAACATTATGGGGACTTATTgtttgtccccataaggaagatgagttcccataatgtgactgtgtaaacaaaTTTAGGTCCTCACACgatgagtaatacctggaccacacaaacacacacactctctttctctttctgtctcgctctctctctctgtctctctctctccttccatcaTCTCTGTTGTTTCTGCACTTCCAAAAGTGTGTAAATcctataaaacaaacatttagctCATCTCCAGCTCAATAAGCGGCTCGGGAGCTCGGCGGCACTTTTACAGTTAAAACTTCATTATCATGCACAGGAGGGTTCAGCCGGCAGAGTCAGTGTTCATTTCCTCATCAATACCCAGAAGTGGTGGTGCAGCTGGTAATGACGGATACAAATATGAGCTAAACATTAAATTACTTTGTGCCCTGAGAATAGATAAACCCTcttaagtgttttaaaaaaaatctgctgtcATACTGTACCACCCCTcccaacacacatgcacacacacacacacacacaaacacacatccccAATTTTTTCTCACTGGCTGTAGCCCGGTGCAGGTTCCTATGGAAACCAGCCTACTCTGAGCAACAGCAGAtggagagggagctggaggTCTAAATTTATCTCCCAGCATCCTCTCTGACTACACTggcagcaggaagtgaagagggGAAATGCTTGGTTTCTGCATGTGTTGACAAGCTGGCATGACCCTTGATATCTAGCCTCCTTTGAGTGACGAGGGGTTGATGTCACAGCAGATAAATACATACGGTGCCACCTGACAGCTCAGAATTTCAACCAAGTAACACAACGAACAAACGTTTGATACTGTAGAAGAAGCTCTGCAGTATTATCAGAGTATAAGTTAACTCACACACTTTTCACCAGCACCAGCAAATAAACAACGCTGTCAGTCAGACTCAGGCCTCAAATCATAAGGATGAACACAAAGCAATCACAGAAccaagaggagaaacacaacgGTTTGCTGAATGACTGGGGGAACCAGACTACAGAGCATAAGACCTCGAGTCATCAAGACTCACACTCACCCAGGAATACCTCTGCTGTCAGTCGGAGCAGCGCGCTAAGGAGGACGCCGTCTGAAAAAACACCACATACCAcagctctcactcactctctccctcgGCTCTGTGCGGGATGCGTGCAGGGATCGTTGCACCTCTGAGGCGAGACGGAAAGATTTCACAGGGCTTTGATAAGATTGGCAGCTCACGTCCGTTGCACTGTTGTTCACTTTGATTAAACACGAGCCAGTGAACTGCGGGTCAATACCGGGCCTTTGAATCAAAGGCGAGTGGCGAGGCAAAGCTGGGGTAATGCGCACCTCCATGACAGGAGAGGGATTGCACTCAGGAGTTTTTTAATAATACCCCTGCCAGAGGGAAATCTGATCCTGTGGTGacataatgaaccaaaaacaaactgacCGCATCTTGGACTAAATTGCAggttgtcattttatttgtGGCCGAGAACTTTACAGATGGAAATCTTGATCTTTTTTGTGGCCACTTAGTTTGTCAATTTTAATTACATGTGCAATATACCGCACAACATAAGGTTTTTAACTCTGATTAGAGAGgaacaatacaatacaataagtGTCTGCGGACGTTTTCCAACTTTTATAAAACCAGTGAATTTGA
Above is a genomic segment from Hippoglossus stenolepis isolate QCI-W04-F060 chromosome 8, HSTE1.2, whole genome shotgun sequence containing:
- the LOC118113886 gene encoding transcription factor HIVEP3 produces the protein MEAEPSRPADGQRSGRQEQQHVTAESSVGSCPPQQPQQPPNPRPVHRALGRLQNRQPKRTDLLLRLQQQQAVAWQHSDNPGPSGGSFFSSTSPSTSSLHSTSSTRGEHGHGVPSQSSQEGLEGVSSPRKGEKKPQKPGKYVCTYCGRPCAKPSVLQKHIRSHTGERPYPCAPCGFSFKTKSNLYKHRKSHAHRIKAGLASSRDEPSLSGPEGSGAGEDPEEHTEGESTESEEETGQHSKVSSKEMLGQQRKGGKEVLVGSEESQRPEDSQAVKQRLALRLSERKRGPRVSSDDHPSSSLSTSSSSLGPGSKGSTESGYFSGSGSTDLSQVSPPSASAKTYAEIILGKYGRLGGPERSTHQQQHHSSLSSSSGTEEKSIPFTVPKTQVIEHITKLITINEAVVDTSEIDSVKPRRSSLSRKSSMESPKFTAPKDPSTFDPKSETPGPSGLRHLHNPEADPPGTQELSSVPMIRSHSMPSSTSQKEPSTSGPMSPRRYRLCQSFDEQQAVVAEMRAGHVQRMLKRQPAIEVPLGAEVMLEGASPTPTSARGSELARPPQQQQQKKSPSLFECEACGTHFQHSEGYEAHRGVCPGHQTLEQESRDVRKTCREDRPPMMMHYKFRALAMAVRKRRKEESLEEDPPSPGSVAVSGSSAGLIPVPSRQEHSQALSGVPLQTEPKEQQQQQQQQDRKGVSVIQHTSSFEKQESISMESQEPDLRESQQTQQPQPKPSPSTSRLIRQPNIQVPEILVTVEPDADMPSVSPPVTASSSKEAERMEEFQWPQRSQSLAQLPAEKLPPKKKRLRLAEAAQSSGESSFESVSLSRTPSQESNISHTSSLSASCEDTLRSEPVVWAVSSQSSQMLMVPSPSHQHHQSHKEMRRSASEQTPASPQQTEQISDTRSKSFDYGSLSTQQSTSSWKERRKCLLVKHATLGEPEQEEGASMSQLSRAESSKPGPSRSVLPPLCSTESNPRFSLEATGKAVQLFQPQIFPPPQDVMPLQPRSQQTFPPGSLSQLLPCTTAISEVLSTQIIHRAFLHSQSGPPHIPIHPTQIHMSEHLGIPLHQLPLGPLQFSSSTRPSQSIYLPVPPRLTTHVPIDSGPSISSMSSDLIRQSLVTISHHPMRPVIATCLAQLTPVVSLVVPVRLHTHIPTYASAMYTTLSQILACTRSQEPISCTAMVIMGQVEREKLQRSYLKVPSPDIVLPLSLPAELASGSGEGYSPLGAGGSKRMLSPAASLELSTEAQRHQKRVKEEEEGEQHKAGDEEEEEDEEQKVREEEESKATGRKLDEGEKNQPERVEATTVKVEREQEKVSKKHNREEEEEEESTVKTGQKKEEVPVVEEGVGRGSTPSYPSLHTSTSVNWCYLNYVKPNPSVQRDARASVYSTWSISAHNPNLPGLSTKMVLSLLCSKQKHSAETYTMATAPSPAKGKLATANSRTPLVSELHATPASTVTEVKDQQQHEKEEPKEMKEEEGPSTSKQSEPPRVRIFEGGYKSNEEYVYVRGRGRGKYICGECGIRCKKPSMLKKHIRTHTDVRPYICKHCNFAFKTKGNLTKHMKSKAHGKKCQAMGVSESSLDEPESEETAGSEERVCGSEEQEEHQFSDVEESEDDDDDNDDEEEESVSHDDQPSSCSSDTHQSTGGRSGSSRHSQQGTPDPEAPAGPSQEHLPRGVWLRRRAASPGSRRALFSRRGWKASPRAFSPSSESCSPSRSLSPRLELSSPIHSLSPRTELSSPSRHVSPSPERGPSPIRPLSPLRPISTSCYRSKARTPPLPLWLQHRTPGYLPWESPSTQGSHVQLDKRGTAVGGRTTLPETSLFPAAFRLSTCESYPARQAADNIFSHLPMHSQHAKVPYLMISIGGIQMVQARPRSHPTTPSSPTSPPMEGLSLARFESHWGGTPRTQGLRTSGDHWSEHQAAGTSQSGRCGLSSAPARSKPELETTDSKQYGSSHSSAHTRRSATETKERCLRDSRLMVPFSPAAAVASRLIGQQPEGEEPPSSSDPVEGGAKGGSARTDQST